A window from Deltaproteobacteria bacterium encodes these proteins:
- a CDS encoding branched-chain amino acid ABC transporter permease, producing the protein MDLIESYREELQLIRKTWTRVWVGLFVLCLLFLPWFVPEHVTYITTIIFIYAIGVQGQNLLIGYTGQISFGQAGFLCIGAFTFGHLNLMGVPWPIGLFAAGLTAGVFGILVGFPSLRLKGPYLAIATMGFGIAVYQVFVNSELLSGGRMGIIVNKLTPVFGLSDIAFNYYFNFVIALVFTLLSYNIVSSYIGRAFIAIRDNDIAAEVIGVSLTRYKLLSFAVSSFYTGVQGGLYGLFLGYLEPNMFTFMESITLFVAVIIGGLASVEGSIMGAAFVILVPQFFSAYKEMVPVVYGVTILIVLIFEPMGLYGRWFKMRLYFRNWPFR; encoded by the coding sequence ATGGACCTGATCGAAAGTTACCGGGAAGAACTCCAGCTCATCCGAAAGACATGGACCCGTGTCTGGGTGGGGCTTTTTGTCCTTTGTCTCCTCTTTCTCCCCTGGTTCGTCCCGGAGCATGTCACCTACATCACCACCATTATCTTCATCTACGCCATCGGTGTCCAGGGACAGAACCTCCTCATCGGGTATACGGGTCAGATTTCTTTCGGGCAGGCTGGATTTCTCTGTATCGGGGCCTTTACCTTCGGTCACCTCAACCTGATGGGAGTCCCCTGGCCCATAGGGCTTTTCGCCGCAGGCCTGACAGCAGGGGTGTTCGGGATACTGGTGGGCTTTCCCTCGCTGAGGCTCAAAGGCCCTTATCTGGCCATTGCCACCATGGGATTCGGCATCGCGGTCTACCAGGTCTTTGTCAATTCAGAGCTGCTTTCAGGCGGCCGGATGGGCATTATTGTGAACAAGCTTACCCCTGTGTTCGGTCTCTCGGATATCGCCTTCAACTACTACTTCAATTTTGTGATCGCCCTTGTCTTCACCCTGTTAAGCTACAACATCGTGTCGTCCTACATCGGCCGCGCCTTTATTGCCATCAGGGACAATGATATTGCCGCCGAGGTGATCGGGGTGAGCCTCACCCGTTACAAGCTGTTGTCCTTTGCGGTCAGCTCCTTTTATACCGGGGTCCAGGGGGGGCTGTACGGTCTTTTCCTGGGATATCTGGAACCCAACATGTTCACCTTCATGGAATCTATCACCCTGTTTGTGGCCGTGATCATCGGGGGTCTGGCCTCTGTGGAAGGATCCATCATGGGGGCCGCATTCGTGATCCTGGTACCCCAATTCTTCAGCGCCTACAAGGAGATGGTCCCGGTCGTCTACGGCGTCACCATACTCATCGTCCTGATTTTCGAGCCGATGGGGCTGTATGGCAGATGGTTCAAGATGCGGCTGTATTTCAGGAACTGGCCATTCCGCTAA